From Pseudomonas hefeiensis, one genomic window encodes:
- the pal gene encoding peptidoglycan-associated lipoprotein Pal, which produces MEMLKFGKFAALALAMAVAVGCSSKGGDNAGEGAVDPNAGYGANTGAVDGSMSEEAALRAITTFYFEYDSSDLKPEAMRALDVHAKDLKANGARVVLEGNTDERGTREYNMALGERRAKAVQRYLVLQGVSPAQLELVSYGEERPVATGNDEQSWAQNRRVELRK; this is translated from the coding sequence ATGGAAATGCTGAAGTTTGGTAAATTTGCTGCGCTGGCTCTGGCCATGGCTGTAGCTGTAGGTTGCTCGTCCAAAGGCGGCGACAACGCCGGTGAAGGCGCTGTTGATCCAAACGCTGGTTACGGCGCTAACACTGGTGCAGTTGACGGCTCCATGAGCGAAGAAGCTGCTCTGCGCGCAATCACCACCTTCTACTTCGAATACGACAGCTCGGACCTGAAGCCAGAAGCCATGCGCGCTCTGGACGTTCACGCCAAAGACCTGAAGGCGAACGGTGCTCGCGTCGTTCTGGAAGGCAACACCGACGAACGTGGTACTCGTGAGTACAACATGGCACTGGGCGAGCGTCGTGCGAAAGCCGTTCAACGCTACCTGGTACTGCAGGGTGTTTCCCCAGCTCAGCTGGAACTGGTTTCCTACGGCGAAGAGCGTCCAGTTGCTACCGGCAACGACGAGCAGTCCTGGGCTCAAAACCGTCGCGTCGAACTGCGTAAGTAA
- the ybgF gene encoding tol-pal system protein YbgF, translated as MRTCRRAVTVLALSLAPLAVWAAVPVVDNDNSASNYPPAGYGTSGAYAGGGVSAPVSAQGQLFNQLQQMQDQISRQQGAIEVLQNEVSRMKQESLERYQDLDRRIGTGVAPAATPENSPAGGDLSAPGAAAGAGAAAPAPAAGGEPADPAKEKLYYDAAFDLIKAKDFDKASLAFAAFLRKYPNSQYAGNAQYWLGEVNLAKGDLQGAGQAFAKVSQLYPKHAKVPDSLYKLADVERRLGHTDKVKGILEQVVAQYPGTSAAQLAQRDLQRM; from the coding sequence ATGCGAACGTGCCGCCGTGCTGTAACTGTTCTGGCTCTCAGCCTCGCGCCGCTTGCGGTGTGGGCTGCGGTTCCCGTGGTCGATAATGACAATAGCGCAAGCAATTATCCGCCTGCAGGTTACGGTACGAGCGGCGCCTATGCCGGGGGAGGGGTTTCGGCCCCTGTCTCGGCACAGGGCCAGCTGTTCAACCAGCTGCAGCAAATGCAAGATCAGATTTCACGCCAGCAAGGCGCGATTGAAGTTCTGCAAAATGAAGTTTCGCGCATGAAGCAGGAAAGCCTGGAGCGATACCAGGATCTTGATCGGCGCATAGGAACCGGTGTTGCACCTGCCGCGACTCCTGAGAATTCTCCAGCCGGTGGCGACTTGAGCGCCCCTGGCGCAGCCGCAGGCGCGGGGGCAGCCGCTCCGGCACCTGCAGCCGGTGGTGAGCCGGCTGATCCGGCGAAGGAAAAGCTCTATTACGATGCCGCCTTCGACCTGATCAAGGCCAAGGATTTCGACAAGGCCAGCCTGGCCTTTGCCGCTTTCCTTCGCAAATACCCCAACAGCCAGTATGCGGGTAACGCCCAATATTGGCTGGGTGAAGTGAATCTGGCCAAGGGCGACCTGCAAGGTGCCGGCCAGGCCTTCGCCAAGGTTTCGCAGCTCTATCCCAAGCACGCCAAGGTGCCGGACTCGCTCTACAAACTCGCTGACGTGGAGCGTCGCCTCGGTCACACCGACAAGGTCAAGGGCATTCTGGAGCAGGTGGTGGCCCAATACCCGGGTACATCCGCCGCCCAACTGGCCCAGCGTGACTTGCAGCGTATGTGA
- the queE gene encoding 7-carboxy-7-deazaguanine synthase QueE, which produces MQDTLRITEVFYSLQGETRTAGLPTVFVRLTGCPLRCQYCDSAYAFSGGTLRSLDDILEQVAGYRPRYVCVTGGEPLAQPNAIPLLKRLCDAGYEVSLETSGALDIAPVDPRVSRVVDLKTPGSKEAHRNRYENIELLTPNDQVKFVICSREDYDWAVSKLIQYGLDQRAGEVLFSPSHHDLNARELADWVVADNLPVRLQLQLHKYLWNDEPGR; this is translated from the coding sequence ATGCAAGACACATTGAGAATCACCGAAGTTTTTTACTCGTTGCAGGGTGAAACGCGAACGGCCGGGCTGCCCACAGTATTTGTGCGCCTCACCGGCTGCCCGTTGCGTTGCCAATACTGCGACAGTGCCTACGCCTTCAGTGGCGGCACACTGCGAAGCCTCGACGATATCCTTGAGCAGGTAGCCGGCTATCGCCCGCGCTATGTCTGTGTCACGGGCGGCGAGCCACTGGCTCAACCCAACGCCATCCCCTTGCTCAAGCGGTTGTGCGATGCCGGTTACGAGGTCTCGCTGGAAACCAGCGGCGCCTTGGACATCGCGCCCGTTGACCCGCGGGTCAGCCGCGTCGTCGATCTGAAGACCCCAGGGTCCAAGGAAGCCCATCGCAACCGCTATGAGAACATCGAACTGCTGACGCCCAACGATCAGGTCAAGTTCGTCATCTGTTCGCGGGAAGACTATGACTGGGCCGTGTCCAAGCTGATTCAGTACGGTCTCGACCAACGGGCCGGCGAGGTGTTGTTTTCGCCGAGTCATCATGACCTGAATGCCCGGGAGCTGGCGGACTGGGTGGTGGCGGACAATTTGCCGGTGCGCCTGCAATTGCAGCTGCATAAATATCTTTGGAACGACGAGCCGGGGCGCTGA
- the queC gene encoding 7-cyano-7-deazaguanine synthase QueC codes for MAEKRAVILLSGGLDSATVVAMARAEGYSCYTMSFDYGQRHRAELHAAERVAQDLGVVEHKVIGLNLNGIGGSALTDSSIDVPETPSEGIPVTYVPARNTVFLSLALGWAEVLGARDIFIGVNAVDYSGYPDCRPEFVEAFERMANLATKAGVEGQGFRIQAPLQNLSKADIVRAGVKLGVDYGLTVSCYQADDQGRACGKCDSCRLRAEGFAAAGVSDPTPYF; via the coding sequence ATTGCAGAAAAACGTGCGGTCATCCTGTTGTCCGGCGGTCTGGACTCTGCGACGGTCGTGGCCATGGCTCGCGCCGAGGGCTACAGCTGCTACACCATGAGTTTCGATTACGGCCAGCGTCATCGTGCTGAACTGCACGCCGCCGAGCGGGTCGCCCAGGACCTGGGCGTCGTTGAGCACAAGGTAATCGGCCTGAACCTCAACGGCATTGGCGGCTCGGCCCTGACCGACAGCTCCATCGACGTGCCCGAAACACCCAGCGAAGGCATCCCGGTGACCTACGTGCCGGCACGCAACACCGTGTTCCTGTCCCTGGCCCTGGGCTGGGCCGAGGTGCTGGGTGCCCGTGACATCTTCATCGGCGTCAACGCCGTGGATTATTCCGGCTACCCGGACTGCCGCCCGGAGTTTGTCGAAGCCTTCGAACGCATGGCTAACCTGGCGACCAAGGCTGGTGTAGAAGGGCAGGGTTTCCGTATTCAGGCGCCACTGCAGAATCTCAGCAAGGCCGACATCGTCCGGGCCGGGGTGAAGCTTGGCGTGGACTACGGGCTCACCGTTTCCTGCTATCAGGCTGACGATCAGGGGCGTGCCTGCGGTAAATGCGACAGCTGCCGCCTGCGTGCCGAAGGCTTCGCAGCGGCGGGTGTGAGCGATCCAACCCCTTATTTTTGA
- a CDS encoding LysR family transcriptional regulator, which translates to MLNSNLLRKLDMQDLMVFVAVYEQSSVTEVSETLCVSQSTVSYCLKKLRTSFEDELFINTRSGMRPTNKATAMYSHVLTILKTINICHSGIQTFDPTQKEITFNICAPEYFELLILPQLVKRFIGSRFPVIINITKFHKDIPVDELMEGRFDLVICFGPNFHRSAKGLRSQILLEDELVCVVDKNFTLPKEEFDLEAFVACQHVFPTPWTSDTNMVDGWLARQGYNRQIVARANSYVAALNMIPGTDFILTLPRRIQALTCDEGKYSHRRPPAGLPNFTLDMMWSEKPGQDNANIWFREQIVKVCAEDGLL; encoded by the coding sequence ATGCTCAATAGTAATTTGCTTAGAAAGCTGGACATGCAGGACCTGATGGTGTTTGTCGCGGTGTACGAGCAAAGCAGCGTCACCGAGGTGTCCGAGACCCTTTGCGTGAGCCAGTCAACCGTGAGCTACTGCCTGAAGAAGCTGCGCACAAGTTTTGAAGATGAGTTATTCATCAATACCCGTAGTGGCATGCGGCCCACGAACAAAGCCACGGCCATGTACAGCCACGTACTCACCATCCTCAAAACCATTAATATATGCCACTCCGGCATTCAAACTTTCGACCCGACCCAAAAAGAAATAACATTCAATATCTGCGCCCCGGAGTATTTTGAACTTCTTATACTTCCCCAGTTAGTGAAACGATTCATTGGCAGTCGTTTCCCCGTCATCATTAACATCACGAAATTCCACAAAGATATTCCAGTTGACGAACTGATGGAGGGTCGCTTCGATCTGGTCATTTGTTTCGGTCCCAACTTTCATCGCAGCGCCAAGGGATTACGATCGCAAATATTGCTGGAAGATGAGTTGGTCTGCGTGGTCGATAAAAACTTTACGCTGCCCAAGGAGGAATTTGATCTGGAAGCGTTTGTTGCCTGCCAGCATGTTTTTCCGACGCCCTGGACGTCCGACACCAATATGGTGGATGGCTGGCTCGCCCGGCAAGGCTACAACCGACAGATTGTCGCCCGGGCCAACAGCTACGTGGCAGCACTGAATATGATTCCCGGGACCGATTTCATCCTGACTCTGCCTCGGCGCATCCAGGCGTTGACCTGCGATGAAGGCAAATACAGCCATCGCAGGCCACCAGCGGGCTTACCGAATTTTACGCTGGATATGATGTGGAGCGAGAAACCCGGTCAGGACAACGCCAACATCTGGTTTCGCGAGCAGATCGTGAAGGTATGCGCCGAGGACGGCCTGCTTTAA
- a CDS encoding thermostable hemolysin, which produces MQIRVAETKTPLWVQATEVVKEKFRSSYSASVEPNPQYFAVTQDPSDRILACAGITFADHRTLFSEQYLAQPIEAILSQRQEKTIDRSNIVEIGNLISHHLTAGMILVNMIPLLSWCMGGHYLLCTVTPRVRQMMESCQIDFEPLLTADPTRLTEDGGKNWGTYYSKLPVTGFIRVDPQRSRFAAMTLNTSFTQLPSDSLARAQP; this is translated from the coding sequence ATGCAAATTCGCGTCGCAGAAACTAAGACACCGTTATGGGTGCAAGCCACTGAAGTAGTGAAAGAGAAATTTCGCAGTTCTTATTCGGCATCGGTTGAGCCGAACCCACAATACTTTGCGGTCACCCAGGATCCGTCAGACCGTATTCTTGCCTGTGCCGGTATTACATTCGCGGACCACCGCACACTGTTCTCCGAGCAATACCTGGCGCAACCGATAGAAGCGATTTTGTCCCAGCGCCAGGAGAAAACGATCGACCGCTCAAACATTGTCGAGATTGGCAATCTGATCTCCCATCACCTGACGGCCGGCATGATTCTGGTCAACATGATCCCCCTGCTGTCCTGGTGCATGGGCGGGCATTACTTGTTGTGTACGGTGACGCCCCGGGTTCGGCAAATGATGGAAAGTTGCCAGATCGATTTCGAGCCGCTGCTGACAGCAGACCCTACACGCCTGACCGAAGACGGTGGCAAGAACTGGGGGACCTATTACTCCAAATTGCCGGTCACCGGGTTCATCCGGGTAGACCCGCAGCGCTCGCGCTTCGCGGCCATGACGCTCAACACCTCGTTCACCCAACTGCCCAGCGATTCACTGGCGAGGGCGCAGCCATGA
- a CDS encoding AMP-binding protein, with amino-acid sequence MSGGFIHQLQRALQDNRQAVCAVDWSASGGEPQALTYGELEHRALNLAAELQRRFPCPAHGDHVVLGIATRNSSDWLVADLACLFAGITALPLPLAFSQAQAEHLAERCDGFVVDAAGQRTLAQRWKLNFPESRLRHISEPVIEQPLLHTPDGDEDWICKIIHTSGTTSRPKGVQLSTQAVGAVLASLRQRMPADAHRRYLSLVPLSLLLEQVTAAYLPLLAGGTAHFLPPNEALLGEPGASPQRLVDWILQVQPTALTVPPVMVNRFLEQMDEGGEQGERLAGYLQSGVHITCGGAAVSIDVLRGLAERGIAVYQGYGLSENASVVSMNTFEQQRLGSVGKPLPHVQVRIGADQTIEVKSSSLFSGYSGTDPSACSMSGDGWMDTGDLGMLDADGYLYVHGRKKNVICLPNGRNVSPEQVELEYRKYPGVNDAAVFFDERHGLVALLCVESAPARDELVAWSAGRFSDIERPSRLWLLTQDDPLIEQLYTVTGRPKRADIATVFSTLQGTASNDHACLSL; translated from the coding sequence ATGAGCGGTGGGTTTATCCATCAATTGCAAAGGGCGTTGCAAGACAATCGCCAGGCTGTCTGCGCGGTGGACTGGTCGGCGTCGGGCGGCGAGCCGCAGGCATTGACCTATGGCGAGCTGGAACATCGGGCGCTCAATCTGGCCGCCGAACTGCAACGGCGTTTTCCTTGCCCGGCCCATGGCGATCATGTGGTCTTGGGAATTGCCACGCGTAACAGCAGCGACTGGCTGGTGGCCGACCTTGCTTGCCTGTTTGCCGGGATCACCGCATTACCCTTGCCGTTGGCTTTCAGCCAGGCCCAGGCAGAGCATTTGGCCGAGCGTTGCGACGGGTTTGTGGTGGATGCCGCCGGGCAGCGAACACTGGCACAGCGTTGGAAGTTGAATTTCCCTGAAAGCCGTTTGCGCCACATCAGCGAGCCGGTCATCGAACAGCCTTTGTTGCATACGCCCGATGGCGATGAAGACTGGATCTGCAAAATCATTCACACCTCGGGCACGACCAGTCGGCCGAAGGGCGTGCAGTTAAGTACCCAGGCGGTCGGTGCGGTGCTGGCATCGCTGCGTCAACGCATGCCCGCCGATGCTCATCGCCGTTACCTGTCGCTGGTGCCCTTGAGTTTGCTGCTCGAACAGGTGACTGCCGCCTATCTGCCGTTGCTGGCGGGCGGAACCGCGCATTTCTTGCCACCGAACGAAGCGTTGCTCGGCGAGCCAGGGGCTTCGCCACAGCGTCTGGTCGACTGGATCCTGCAGGTCCAGCCAACGGCCTTGACGGTGCCACCGGTCATGGTCAATCGCTTCCTGGAACAAATGGACGAGGGAGGCGAGCAGGGCGAGCGCCTGGCGGGCTATCTGCAATCGGGTGTGCATATTACCTGCGGCGGCGCGGCGGTCAGCATCGATGTGCTGCGCGGTCTGGCTGAGCGGGGCATTGCTGTGTACCAAGGCTACGGCCTGTCCGAGAACGCCTCGGTGGTCAGCATGAACACCTTCGAACAGCAGCGCCTGGGCAGCGTGGGCAAACCCTTGCCCCATGTCCAGGTGCGTATCGGCGCTGACCAGACCATCGAGGTCAAGAGCAGCTCACTGTTCAGCGGCTATTCCGGCACGGACCCCAGCGCCTGCTCCATGTCCGGCGATGGCTGGATGGACACCGGCGACCTGGGAATGCTGGACGCCGATGGCTACCTCTACGTGCACGGGCGCAAGAAGAACGTGATCTGCCTGCCCAACGGGCGCAACGTCAGCCCCGAACAGGTTGAGCTGGAATATCGCAAATACCCCGGCGTCAACGATGCCGCGGTGTTTTTCGATGAGCGCCACGGCCTGGTGGCGTTGCTGTGTGTCGAGTCGGCACCGGCGCGCGATGAACTGGTGGCCTGGTCCGCCGGGCGTTTTTCCGACATCGAACGACCGAGTCGACTCTGGTTGTTGACCCAGGATGACCCGTTGATCGAGCAGCTTTACACCGTTACCGGCCGACCGAAACGCGCCGACATCGCCACTGTTTTTTCCACTCTGCAAGGGACTGCATCCAATGACCACGCCTGCCTTTCACTTTGA
- a CDS encoding TauD/TfdA family dioxygenase, which yields MTTPAFHFETADISIVESHHFASLGKSELYELLGHYGVVLFRNCIHSAEDFSAYVKHNSSRLSLDPARVMVGGAAQLVDAGHQAVGLHCENGNSPFWPDMTWFYCQEAPRKGSQTTLCDGEKVLAKLSPVCRRFFEENPIRYSRTVAGEKWRRLVCHYSPALSDPAAVEIEDLWQIIGEDPQTVISFNPADDSIHYAFSTPAILTSAFSQRPAFANSILGPSFNYEAPVIDTVGGQPIPAGFLLEIAEVSAQYTCPVGWRDHDVVMIDNRRVMHGRETIVDERRRIFNALSYR from the coding sequence ATGACCACGCCTGCCTTTCACTTTGAAACCGCGGACATTTCCATCGTCGAGTCGCACCACTTCGCCAGCCTGGGCAAGAGCGAGCTGTATGAGCTGCTGGGCCATTACGGGGTCGTGCTGTTTCGCAACTGTATCCACAGTGCTGAAGATTTCAGCGCCTACGTCAAGCACAACAGTTCGCGGCTGAGCCTGGATCCGGCCCGCGTCATGGTGGGCGGCGCGGCACAGTTGGTGGACGCCGGGCATCAGGCGGTTGGTCTGCACTGTGAAAACGGCAACTCGCCGTTCTGGCCGGACATGACTTGGTTCTATTGCCAGGAAGCACCACGCAAGGGGTCGCAAACGACGTTGTGTGACGGTGAGAAGGTGTTGGCGAAACTGTCCCCGGTCTGCCGCCGATTTTTTGAAGAAAACCCTATCCGCTACAGCCGTACCGTTGCGGGGGAAAAGTGGCGTCGCTTGGTTTGCCACTATTCGCCTGCGTTGTCGGACCCGGCGGCCGTCGAAATCGAGGATCTGTGGCAAATCATCGGGGAGGACCCGCAGACGGTTATTTCCTTCAACCCGGCCGATGATTCGATTCATTACGCCTTCAGCACCCCGGCGATCCTCACGTCCGCGTTCAGCCAGCGTCCGGCCTTTGCCAACAGCATTCTGGGACCGTCCTTCAACTACGAAGCTCCTGTGATCGACACCGTGGGCGGGCAGCCGATCCCTGCCGGGTTTCTGCTGGAAATTGCCGAAGTGTCCGCCCAGTACACCTGCCCGGTTGGCTGGCGCGACCATGACGTGGTGATGATCGACAACCGTCGGGTCATGCACGGTCGTGAAACCATCGTCGACGAACGTCGACGCATCTTCAACGCCTTGAGCTATCGCTGA
- a CDS encoding aminotransferase class III-fold pyridoxal phosphate-dependent enzyme, translating to MNNKKYIISGQYETYLDGDGRQIIDLTGGFGFQVPPVIEAVSRQADIMGLSNRVLMSEPLIALCRRLAELLPAPLVNSYVCSSGDEAFEGALKLCKGLKPKGNTIVFIQGGDYGALTYGRCLNAAQDDLTVQDFLGLRRVAIRHLADLDAVDWSDCFAVCHSNTRVDANGRLQLLDPALLEQLHARAAQACAPVIAVDTHSCLGSLGSLFGFQRYRPVPDIVVLGGPLGGSAIPIGTYTCSERMAWQVYGRSSPAKHGSTTAGNPMACVAALAALDYVQAHDSPRHCLENGQQLAQTLASFGAVAVGGWVSLPLADDLQPSLLCEALYQQGVYINPPRGRELILRCPITARPEQIQRAAHLIKETLSHVLTQAA from the coding sequence ATGAATAACAAAAAATACATCATCAGCGGACAGTACGAGACCTACCTAGACGGCGATGGTCGGCAGATTATCGACCTGACCGGCGGGTTCGGTTTCCAGGTGCCGCCCGTGATCGAGGCGGTCAGTCGCCAAGCGGACATCATGGGGTTATCCAACCGGGTGCTGATGTCCGAACCGCTGATTGCCTTGTGCCGACGCCTGGCCGAGCTGCTGCCCGCGCCGCTCGTCAACTCTTATGTGTGCAGCTCCGGGGATGAGGCGTTCGAGGGTGCATTGAAGTTGTGCAAGGGCCTTAAGCCCAAGGGCAACACCATCGTGTTCATCCAGGGCGGTGATTATGGTGCGCTGACTTACGGACGTTGCCTCAACGCCGCGCAAGACGATCTGACGGTGCAGGATTTTCTGGGGCTCAGGCGGGTGGCGATTCGGCATCTGGCTGACCTGGACGCGGTGGACTGGAGCGATTGCTTCGCGGTGTGCCACAGCAACACCCGCGTGGACGCCAACGGCCGATTGCAACTGCTCGATCCTGCCTTGCTCGAGCAGTTGCATGCCCGCGCAGCACAGGCTTGCGCACCGGTCATCGCGGTCGACACCCACAGTTGCCTCGGTAGCCTGGGTTCGCTGTTCGGTTTCCAGCGTTATCGTCCTGTCCCGGACATTGTCGTGCTTGGGGGACCCTTGGGGGGCAGCGCGATTCCCATCGGCACCTATACCTGCAGCGAGCGTATGGCCTGGCAGGTCTATGGGCGAAGCAGTCCAGCCAAACACGGCAGCACCACCGCCGGTAACCCGATGGCGTGTGTAGCGGCCCTGGCCGCCCTGGATTATGTGCAGGCTCACGACTCGCCTCGTCATTGTCTGGAGAACGGTCAGCAACTGGCGCAAACCCTTGCTTCATTCGGTGCCGTGGCCGTGGGCGGCTGGGTCAGCCTGCCGCTGGCCGATGACCTGCAACCGTCCCTGCTGTGCGAAGCGCTTTACCAGCAAGGCGTTTATATCAACCCACCCCGGGGCCGCGAATTGATCTTGCGCTGCCCGATCACTGCACGCCCCGAACAGATTCAACGTGCCGCCCACCTCATCAAGGAGACGCTAAGCCATGTCCTTACTCAGGCCGCATGA
- a CDS encoding aspartate aminotransferase family protein — MSLLRPHEQLLDDCQRHWSASAAKLYRLGKTSVEQQTDGIHVTDHTGKRFIDCACSYGVFIVGHRNPTVREQVQTQLNQLAWVPEGRRHPLQDKLSERLCQLVPGEWGDVQFMVSGAEAVEQSLRYVLRIQPQRRRIVVMSGSYHGKTLAAMSILGQQQHHSSYGIACPEVTCVPYGDFAALQKAVGEGVCAVYVEPILGGAHLQVPPVGYMANLRALCDATGTLLVADEIQTGFGRCGKWFAVQYDDVVPDIMILSKGLTGGYTSFACAMYSQRLATQYPLSEIEPDTRTNGGHPLACASALAAIDYIEQHNLVELSRVNGGLLRHGLQRLALRYPHIVEDVPGVGLMTGLRLRGSVYEALMSMELGKRGVHAGHSMNEKAERPVLRFYPPLNITPEALQHVLAMIEESLQAIDRRPALAVKAFSLVVRNMYLLPNKWLRSKEAS; from the coding sequence ATGTCCTTACTCAGGCCGCATGAACAACTGCTGGATGATTGCCAGCGGCACTGGAGCGCATCGGCGGCCAAGCTGTATCGCCTGGGCAAGACCAGCGTCGAACAGCAGACCGATGGCATCCATGTCACCGACCACACCGGCAAGCGCTTCATTGATTGTGCGTGCAGCTACGGGGTGTTTATCGTCGGGCATCGCAACCCGACGGTGCGTGAGCAGGTGCAGACGCAACTGAATCAGTTGGCCTGGGTCCCGGAAGGCCGGCGCCATCCGCTTCAAGACAAACTGTCCGAGCGGCTTTGCCAACTGGTGCCGGGAGAATGGGGCGACGTGCAATTCATGGTCTCGGGCGCCGAGGCCGTCGAGCAGAGCCTGCGTTATGTGCTGCGGATCCAGCCCCAGCGCCGCAGGATCGTAGTGATGAGCGGCTCCTACCATGGCAAGACCCTGGCAGCGATGAGCATTCTGGGCCAGCAACAGCACCACAGCAGTTATGGCATTGCTTGCCCCGAAGTGACCTGTGTCCCCTACGGCGATTTCGCCGCCCTGCAAAAGGCCGTGGGCGAGGGTGTCTGTGCGGTGTACGTCGAGCCGATTCTGGGCGGCGCTCATCTACAGGTGCCCCCGGTGGGCTACATGGCCAACCTTCGCGCCTTGTGCGACGCCACGGGCACCCTGCTGGTGGCGGATGAAATCCAGACCGGTTTCGGGCGCTGCGGCAAATGGTTCGCCGTGCAATATGACGACGTGGTGCCCGACATCATGATCCTCTCCAAGGGCCTGACCGGCGGCTACACCTCGTTCGCTTGCGCCATGTACAGCCAGCGCCTGGCCACCCAGTATCCGCTCAGCGAAATCGAACCCGACACGCGAACCAACGGCGGGCATCCGCTAGCCTGCGCCTCGGCGCTTGCGGCCATCGACTACATTGAGCAGCACAATCTGGTGGAGCTCTCGCGGGTCAACGGCGGGTTGCTGCGCCACGGCCTGCAACGACTGGCCTTGCGTTATCCGCACATTGTCGAGGATGTGCCGGGCGTCGGCCTGATGACGGGCCTGCGCCTGCGTGGTTCAGTCTATGAGGCGCTGATGAGCATGGAGCTGGGCAAGCGTGGCGTCCACGCCGGGCACTCAATGAATGAAAAGGCCGAACGCCCGGTGTTGCGTTTCTATCCGCCGCTGAACATCACTCCCGAAGCCTTGCAGCATGTCCTGGCAATGATCGAAGAGTCCCTGCAGGCCATCGATCGGCGCCCGGCGTTGGCGGTGAAAGCGTTTTCCCTGGTGGTGCGCAACATGTACCTGTTGCCCAACAAGTGGCTGCGCAGCAAGGAGGCGTCATGA
- a CDS encoding amidase — protein sequence MSLFNPDTLTLREMAGLLRRGVLTSASLLEFYLQRIAERNRQINALIQLAPVEELRRQAREADEMARVGQISGPLHGIPITIKDVLHVRGFKMSRGLGELLGEPSEQDATAVARLRQAGAIILGISNVPELCMAFETDNLVYGRTLNPHDLQRSAGGSSGGEAAAIAAGCSPAGLASDACGSVRIPAHFNGICGLKLTQGRVPLTGQFPNDRSGLFHMTSAFGVMGRYVDDLALLGQLISGADGQDPDTVDVPFADSEPLASLRVALFSASSRTPVSAAVSQVLQHVERCLGPVVAEVSTVAPPMLDEACDVLWRVFITGADAGRGWRQLFESMNKQRFTPAIAQLLDMSEAVELTVDEVKRDWIMIDTFRYQLAKFFKQHDLFICPVFPDVAFRHGESLKDRDQYAFVFPFSLSGSPAVVIRAGTDPATGMPIGIQIVGPHWQEERLLAVAAFLERELERWSPVTPRPASTY from the coding sequence ATGAGCCTGTTCAACCCCGATACGCTGACCCTGCGGGAAATGGCCGGTCTGCTGCGACGTGGTGTGCTGACCAGTGCCTCGTTGCTGGAGTTTTACCTGCAACGCATCGCTGAGCGTAACCGGCAGATCAACGCACTGATCCAGTTGGCGCCGGTTGAGGAACTGCGGCGCCAGGCCCGCGAGGCGGACGAGATGGCGCGCGTTGGCCAGATCAGTGGTCCGTTGCATGGCATTCCCATCACCATCAAGGACGTCCTGCATGTGCGTGGTTTCAAGATGTCCCGGGGGTTGGGGGAGCTGTTGGGCGAACCCAGCGAGCAGGACGCAACGGCCGTCGCCCGGCTTCGCCAGGCCGGAGCGATCATCCTGGGCATCAGCAATGTGCCCGAGCTGTGCATGGCCTTCGAAACCGATAACCTGGTCTACGGCCGGACCCTGAACCCCCACGACCTGCAACGCTCCGCCGGCGGCAGTAGCGGCGGGGAGGCAGCGGCGATCGCTGCCGGATGTTCGCCGGCCGGGCTGGCGTCCGATGCCTGCGGCAGCGTGCGGATACCGGCGCACTTCAATGGCATTTGTGGTTTGAAACTGACCCAGGGAAGGGTGCCGTTGACCGGTCAGTTTCCCAATGACCGTTCCGGACTGTTTCACATGACCTCGGCCTTTGGCGTGATGGGCCGCTATGTCGATGACCTGGCGCTGCTCGGCCAACTGATCAGCGGTGCCGACGGGCAGGATCCGGACACCGTCGATGTACCGTTCGCCGACAGCGAGCCGCTGGCCAGCCTGCGGGTGGCGCTGTTCTCGGCGTCGAGCCGCACGCCGGTCAGCGCGGCGGTGAGCCAGGTCTTGCAGCACGTCGAACGGTGCCTGGGCCCGGTGGTGGCCGAGGTGAGTACGGTCGCGCCGCCGATGCTTGATGAAGCCTGCGATGTGCTGTGGCGGGTATTCATCACCGGCGCCGACGCCGGTCGCGGCTGGCGGCAACTGTTCGAGTCCATGAACAAGCAACGTTTTACCCCGGCCATCGCTCAACTGCTGGACATGAGCGAGGCGGTGGAGTTGACCGTGGATGAAGTCAAACGCGACTGGATCATGATCGATACGTTTCGCTATCAGTTGGCGAAGTTCTTCAAGCAGCACGACCTGTTCATCTGCCCGGTCTTTCCAGACGTCGCGTTCCGCCATGGAGAATCCCTGAAGGATCGCGACCAGTATGCCTTCGTGTTCCCGTTCAGCCTCAGTGGTTCCCCGGCCGTGGTGATTCGCGCCGGAACTGACCCGGCCACCGGAATGCCCATCGGCATCCAGATTGTCGGACCCCACTGGCAGGAGGAACGGTTGTTGGCGGTGGCCGCTTTCCTGGAGCGTGAGCTGGAGCGCTGGAGTCCGGTTACGCCCCGTCCGGCATCGACGTACTGA